In Manduca sexta isolate Smith_Timp_Sample1 chromosome 23, JHU_Msex_v1.0, whole genome shotgun sequence, one DNA window encodes the following:
- the LOC115441001 gene encoding reactive oxygen species modulator 1, translating into MPVPGGVYQSQGPSCFDKMKMGFMIGFCVGMASGGLFGGFTALRYGARGRELVHSVGKVMLQGGGTFGTFMAIGTGIRC; encoded by the exons ATGCCGGTTCCTGGTGGTGTGTATCAAAGTCAAGGTCCCTCATGTTTCGACAAAATGAAAATGGGTTTCATGATTGGATTTTGTGTCGGTATGGCTAGTGGAGGACTGTTTGGTGGTTTCACAGCtttgag ATATGGAGCAAGAGGCCGAGAATTGGTCCACTCTGTTGGAAAAGTTATGTTGCAAGGTGGTGGCACGTTCGGAACATTCATGGCAATAGGCACTGGAATTCGTTGTTGA